Proteins from one Bos indicus x Bos taurus breed Angus x Brahman F1 hybrid chromosome 19, Bos_hybrid_MaternalHap_v2.0, whole genome shotgun sequence genomic window:
- the GABARAP gene encoding gamma-aminobutyric acid receptor-associated protein, with product MKFVYKEEHPFEKRRSEGEKIRKKYPDRVPVIVEKAPKARIGDLDKKKYLVPSDLTVGQFYFLIRKRIHLRAEDALFFFVNNVIPPTSATMGQLYQEHHEEDFFLYIAYSDESVYGL from the exons ATGAAGTTCGTGTATAAAGAGGAGCATCCGTTCGAGAAGCGTCGCTCTGAGGGCGAAAAGATCCGAAAGAAATACCCGGACCGGGTCCCG GTAATAGTAGAAAAGGCTCCTAAAGCTCGGATAGGAGACCTGGACAAAAAGAAATACCTGGTGCCTTCTGATCTTACAG TTGGTCAGTTCTACTTCTTAATCCGGAAGCGAATTCATCTCCGAGCAGAGGATGCCTTGTTTTTCTTCGTCAACAACGTCATTCCGCCCACCAGTGCCACGATGGGTCAGCTGTACCAG GAACACCATGAAGAAGACTTCTTTCTATACATTGCCTACAGTGATGAAAGTGTCTACGGTCTGTGA
- the CTDNEP1 gene encoding CTD nuclear envelope phosphatase 1, with the protein MMRTQCLLGLRTFVAFAAKLWSFFIYLLRRQIRTVIQYQTVRYDILPLSPVSRNRLSQVKRKILVLDLDETLIHSHHDGVLRPTVRPGTPPDFILKVVIDKHPVRFFVHKRPHVDFFLEVVSQWYELVVFTASMEIYGSAVADKLDNSRSILKRRYYRQHCTLELGSYIKDLSVVHSDLSSIVILDNSPGAYRSHPDNAIPIKSWFSDPSDTALLNLLPMLDALRFTADVRSVLSRNLHQHRLW; encoded by the exons ATGATGAGGACGCAGTGTCTGCTGGGGCTGCGCACGTTCGTGGCCTTCGCCGCCAAGCTCTGGAGCTTCTTCATTTACCTTTTGAGGAGGCAGATCCGCACG GTAATTCAGTACCAAACTGTTCGATATGACATCCTTCCCTTATCTCCTGTGTCCCGGAATCGGCTAA GCCAGGTGAAGAGGAAGATCCTGGTGCTGGATCTGGATGAGACACTTATTCACTCCCATCATGATGGGGTCCTGAGGCCCACAGTCCGGCCTGGAACGCCTCCTGACTTCATTCTCAAG GTGGTAATAGACAAACATCCCGTCCGGTTTTTTGTACATAAGAGGCCCCATGTGGATTTCTTCTTGGAAGTG GTGAGCCAGTGGTACGAGTTGGTGGTGTTCACAGCAAGCATGGAGATTTATGGCTCTGCTGTGGCAGATAAACTGGATAATAGCAGAAGCATTCTCAAGAGGAGATACTACAGACAA CACTGCACTTTGGAATTGGGCAGCTACATCAAGGACCTCTCTGTGGTCCACAGTGACCTCTCCAGCATTGTGATCCTGGATAACTCCCCAGGGGCTTACAGGAGCCATCCAG ACAATGCCATCCCCATCAAATCCTGGTTCAGTGATCCCAGTGATACCGCCCTTCTCAACCTGCTTCCAATGCTGGATGCCCTCAG GTTCACCGCTGATGTTCGTTCTGTGCTGAGCCGAAACCTTCACCAACATAGGCTCTGGTGA
- the ELP5 gene encoding elongator complex protein 5 isoform X1, protein MDLLPSNRSPPPPAPTQGSPCGSASSKDSVEWEGRSLLKALVKKSALCGEQVHVLGCEVSEEEFREGFDSSINNRLVYHDLFRDPLSWSKPGKALPGGPLEALRALDKRTGSGPATIALDSLSWLLHHLPCPILCQTLHALSRQDSCPGDTLPGEQVRVLGLLHEELHGPGPLGALSSLAQTEVTLSGTMGQASAHILYRRPRQRPTLQTQWFSILPDFSLELQVEPLLESQPPSDLHTPSVDPTTHLTFNLHLSKKEREAKDSLTLPFQFSSEKQQALLRPGLGQATSHIFYEPDAYDDLDQEDPDDDLDV, encoded by the exons ATGGATCTGCTGCCATCAAACAG gtccccaccaccaccagcgCCCACCCAAGGCTCACCGTGCGGATCTGCCTCCTCAAAAG ACTCCGTGGAGTGGGAGGGGCGTAGTCTCCTGAAGGCGCTTGTCAAGAAATCTGCGTTGTG TGGGGAGCAAGTCCACGTCCTGGGCTGTGAAGTGAGCGAAGAAGAGTTTCGTGAAGGTTTTGACTCCAGTATCAACAACCG gCTGGTTTACCATGATCTCTTCAGAGACCCTCTCAGCTGGTCAAAACCTGGGAAAGCCCTTCCTGGCGGGCCCCTGGAAGCCTTAAGGGCCCTGGACAAGAGGACAGGTTCTGGCCCTGCCACCATTGCTCTTGATTCCCTCAGCTGGTTGCTGCATCACCTTCCCTGCCCCATACTCTGCCAGACCCTGCATGCTCTGAGCCGTCAGGACTCCTGCCCTG GTGATACCCTCCCAGGTGAGCAGGTGCGTGTGCTGGGCCTGCTGCATGAAGAGCTTCACGGCCCAGGCCCCTTGGGAGCGTTGAGCAGCCTTGCTCAGACAGAGGTGACCCTGAGCGGTACAATGGGCCAGGCATCGGCTCACATCCTCTATCGGAGGCCGAGACAGCGCCCCACCCTCCAG ACTCAGTGGTTCTCCATCCTTCCTGACTTCAGCTTGGAGCTCCAAGTGGAGCCACTGCTGGAATCCCAGCCCCCCTCAGATCTTCATACTCCCTCG GTGGACCCCACTACTCATTTGACTTTTAACCTTCATCTGTccaagaaggagagagaagccaaAGACAGCCTGACTCTGCCCTTCCAGTTCAGCTCAGAAAA ACAGCAGGCTCTACTGCGCCCTGGGCTGGGCCAGGCTACCAGCCACATCTTCTATGAGCCAGATGCTTATGATGACCTGGATCAAGAAGACCCAGACGATGACCTAGATGTTTGA
- the ELP5 gene encoding elongator complex protein 5 isoform X2, whose translation MLESLLALGGLVLLRDSVEWEGRSLLKALVKKSALCGEQVHVLGCEVSEEEFREGFDSSINNRLVYHDLFRDPLSWSKPGKALPGGPLEALRALDKRTGSGPATIALDSLSWLLHHLPCPILCQTLHALSRQDSCPGDTLPGEQVRVLGLLHEELHGPGPLGALSSLAQTEVTLSGTMGQASAHILYRRPRQRPTLQTQWFSILPDFSLELQVEPLLESQPPSDLHTPSVDPTTHLTFNLHLSKKEREAKDSLTLPFQFSSEKQQALLRPGLGQATSHIFYEPDAYDDLDQEDPDDDLDV comes from the exons ATGTTGGAGTCGCTGTTGGCTCTTGGTGGCCTGGTGCTGCTTCGGG ACTCCGTGGAGTGGGAGGGGCGTAGTCTCCTGAAGGCGCTTGTCAAGAAATCTGCGTTGTG TGGGGAGCAAGTCCACGTCCTGGGCTGTGAAGTGAGCGAAGAAGAGTTTCGTGAAGGTTTTGACTCCAGTATCAACAACCG gCTGGTTTACCATGATCTCTTCAGAGACCCTCTCAGCTGGTCAAAACCTGGGAAAGCCCTTCCTGGCGGGCCCCTGGAAGCCTTAAGGGCCCTGGACAAGAGGACAGGTTCTGGCCCTGCCACCATTGCTCTTGATTCCCTCAGCTGGTTGCTGCATCACCTTCCCTGCCCCATACTCTGCCAGACCCTGCATGCTCTGAGCCGTCAGGACTCCTGCCCTG GTGATACCCTCCCAGGTGAGCAGGTGCGTGTGCTGGGCCTGCTGCATGAAGAGCTTCACGGCCCAGGCCCCTTGGGAGCGTTGAGCAGCCTTGCTCAGACAGAGGTGACCCTGAGCGGTACAATGGGCCAGGCATCGGCTCACATCCTCTATCGGAGGCCGAGACAGCGCCCCACCCTCCAG ACTCAGTGGTTCTCCATCCTTCCTGACTTCAGCTTGGAGCTCCAAGTGGAGCCACTGCTGGAATCCCAGCCCCCCTCAGATCTTCATACTCCCTCG GTGGACCCCACTACTCATTTGACTTTTAACCTTCATCTGTccaagaaggagagagaagccaaAGACAGCCTGACTCTGCCCTTCCAGTTCAGCTCAGAAAA ACAGCAGGCTCTACTGCGCCCTGGGCTGGGCCAGGCTACCAGCCACATCTTCTATGAGCCAGATGCTTATGATGACCTGGATCAAGAAGACCCAGACGATGACCTAGATGTTTGA
- the CLDN7 gene encoding claudin-7, with translation MANSGLQLLGFSMALLGWVGLVACTAIPQWQMSSYAGDNIITAQAMYKGLWMDCVTQSTGMMSCKMYDSVLSLPAALQATRALMVVSLVLGFLATFVATMGMKCTNCGGDDKVKKARIAMTGGIIFILAGLAALIACSWYGHQIVSDFYNPLVPMNVKYEFGPAIFIGWAGSALVLLGGALLSCSCPGSESKAGYRAPRSYPKPNSAKEYV, from the exons ATGGCCAATTCGGGCCTGCAGCTGCTGGGCTTTTCCATGGCTCTGCTGGGCTGGGTGGGCCTGGTGGCATGCACCGCCATCCCGCAGTGGCAGATGAGCTCGTACGCTGGCGACAATATCATCACCGCCCAGGCCATGTACAAGGGGCTGTGGATGGACTGCGTCACGCAGAGCACCGGCATGATGAGCTGCAAAATGTACGACTCGGTGCTCTCCCTGCCGG CGGCCTTGCAGGCCACTCGAGCCCTAATGGTGGTCTCCCTGGTGCTGGGCTTCCTGGCCACATTCGTGGCCACAATGGGAATGAAGTGTACAAACTGTGGAGGAGACGACAAAGTGAAGAAGGCCCGGATAGCCATGACGGGAGGCATCATTTTCATCTTGGCAG GTCTTGCTGCCTTGATAGCTTGCTCCTGGTACGGCCATCAGATTGTCTCAGATTTCTATAACCCATTGGTCCCCATGAATGTTAA GTATGAATTTGGTCCTGCCATCTTCATTGGCTGGGCAGGGTCTGCTCTGGTCCTCCTGGGAGGTGCGCTGCTCTCTTGCTCCTGTCCTGGGAGTGAGAGCAAAGCTGGATACCGTGCGCCTCGCTCCTACCCTAAGCCCAACTCTGCCAAAGAGTATGTGTGA
- the SLC2A4 gene encoding solute carrier family 2, facilitated glucose transporter member 4, translating to MPSGFQQIGSEDGEPPRQRVTGTLVLAVFSAVLGSLQFGYNIGVINAPQKVIEQSYNETWLGRQGPEGPGSIPPGTLTTLWALSVAIFSVGGMISSFLIGIISQWLGRKRAMLFNNALAVLGGTLMGLAKAAASYEMLILGRFFIGAYSGLTSGLVPMYVGEIAPTHLRGALGTLNQLAIVTGILIAQVLGLESMLGTATLWPLLLGITVLPALLQMVLLPLCPESPRYLYIIRNLEGPARKSLKRLTGWADVSEVLAELKEEKRKLERERPLSLLQLLGSHTHRQPLVIAIVLQLSQQLSGINAVFYYSTSIFESAGVEKPAYATIGAGVVNTVFTLVSVFLVERAGRRTLHLLGLAGMCGCAILMTVALLLLERVPAMSYVSIVAIFGFVAFFEIGPGPIPWFIVAELFSQGPRPAAMAVAGFSNWTCNFIIGMGFQYVADAMGPYVFLLFAVLLLGFFIFTFLKVPETRGRTFDQISAVFHRTPSLLEQEVKPSTELEYLGPDEHD from the exons ATGCCGTCGGGCTTCCAACAGATCGGCTCTGAA GATGGGGAGCCCCCTCGGCAGCGAGTCACTGGGACCTTGGTCCTTGCCGTATTCTCCGCTGTTCTTGGCTCCCTGCAGTTTGGCTACAACATTGGGGTCATCAATGCCCCCCAGAAG GTGATTGAACAGAGCTACAATGAGAcctggctggggaggcaggggcctGAGGGACCCGGCTCCATCCCACCAGGCACACTCACCACACTCTGGGCTCTCTCCGTGGCCATCTTCTCTGTGGGTGGCATGATCTCATCCTTCCTGATTGGCATCATCTCTCAGTGGCTGGGAAG GAAGAGGGCCATGCTGTTCAACAACGCCCTGGCAGTGCTGGGGGGCACCCTCATGGGCCTGGCCAAGGCAGCTGCCTCCTATGAGATGCTCATTCTTGGACGGTTCTTCATTGGCGCCTACTCAG GGCTGACGTCGGGGCTGGTACCCATGTACGTGGGGGAGATTGCCCCTACTCACCTGCGGGGCGCCCTGGGGACACTCAATCAACTAGCCATCGTCACTGGCATCCTAATCGCCCAG gTGCTAGGTTTGGAGTCCATGCTGGGCACAGCCACCTTATGGCCACTCCTCCTGGGCATCACCGTGCTGCCTGCCCTCCTGCAGATGGTCCTGCTGCCCCTCTGCCCGGAAAGCCCCCGCTACCTCTACATCATCCGGAACCTGGAGGGGCCCGCCAGAAAGA GTCTGAAGCGCCTGACGGGCTGGGCCGACGTGTCTGAGGTGTTGGCTGAGCTGAAGGAGGAGAAGCGGAAGCTGGAGCGTGAGCGGCCCCTGTCCTTGCTCCAGCTCCTGGGCAGCCACACCCATCGGCAGCCCCTCGTCATCGCCATTGTGCTGCAGCTGAGCCAGCAGCTCTCAGGCATCAATGCG GTTTTCTATTATTCCACCAGCATCTTTGAGTCAGCGGGGGTAGAGAAACCAGCCTATGCCACCATTGGAGCCGGCGTGGTCAACACAGTCTTCACCTTAGTCTCG GTGTTCTTGGTGGAACGGGCTGGGCGCCGGACCCTCCATCTCCTGGGCCTGGCAGGCATGTGTGGCTGCGccatcttgatgactgtggctctgCTTCTGCTG GAGCGGGTTCCAGCCATGAGCTATGTCTCCATTGTGGCCATCTTTGGCTTCGTGGCCTTCTTTGAAATTGGCCCTGGCCCCATCCCCTGGTTCATCGTGGCCGAGCTCTTCAGCCAGGGACCCCGCCCAGCGGCCATGGCAGTGGCTGGGTTCTCCAACTGGACATGCAACTTCATCATCGGCATGGGTTTCCAGTATGTGGCG GATGCTATGGGTCCCTACGTCTTTCTTCTATTCGCGGTCCTCCTGCTTGGCTTCTTCATCTTCACCTTCTTAAAAGTGCCTGAAACCCGTGGCAGGACGTTTGACCAGATCTCAGCCGTTTTCCACCGGACACCTTCTCTTCTGGAGCAGGAAGTGAAACCCAGCACAGAACTGGAGTACTTAGGGCCAGATGAGCATGACTGA